In Paenibacillus sp. 1781tsa1, one DNA window encodes the following:
- a CDS encoding AraC family transcriptional regulator has product MGVPTFLETGHMQEGFPIRVIHTGNQFNYAAHWHDEVELILVNGKSARIGVNDHVCELEKGDVLLIKPGDVHCFFPGTEQLTIILFRLELLTGSFTTEAEIQDLGQLFNKTTVIPSNTGSQSNLAHYIDVIITEKKNQKPGYRWLMVSRLYDLIILLLRTIVPVTTEESTSSGWPCTSSKKFEFLESVCEYLEEHYAEPIKLEQVAEHIKFSKFHVCKLFKEIKGVTLMEYLNHFRIIKSEWALLFRQDTILEIAIGHGFNNVNSYNRLFKKYNDCTPSEFRKKHRRNITKYGG; this is encoded by the coding sequence ATGGGCGTACCCACTTTTTTGGAGACAGGTCATATGCAAGAAGGTTTTCCCATTCGGGTAATTCACACAGGAAATCAGTTCAATTATGCCGCACACTGGCATGATGAGGTTGAACTGATTCTTGTCAATGGTAAGAGCGCCAGAATTGGCGTGAACGACCACGTTTGTGAGTTGGAAAAAGGGGATGTGCTGCTGATCAAACCAGGGGATGTGCACTGCTTTTTTCCGGGGACTGAACAGCTAACCATTATCTTGTTCCGACTCGAATTGTTAACGGGAAGTTTCACGACCGAAGCCGAAATTCAGGATCTCGGACAACTTTTCAACAAAACAACAGTTATTCCCTCGAATACGGGAAGTCAGAGCAATCTGGCTCATTATATAGATGTCATCATTACCGAGAAGAAAAATCAGAAGCCGGGATATCGATGGTTAATGGTGTCCAGATTATATGATCTCATCATACTTTTACTACGTACAATCGTACCGGTTACCACCGAGGAATCAACATCTTCAGGATGGCCCTGCACTTCTTCCAAAAAATTTGAATTCCTTGAATCGGTCTGTGAATACCTGGAGGAGCACTATGCTGAACCGATCAAGCTGGAACAGGTGGCGGAACATATTAAGTTCAGCAAGTTCCATGTCTGCAAGCTATTCAAAGAGATTAAGGGCGTAACACTGATGGAATACTTGAATCACTTTCGAATTATCAAATCAGAGTGGGCCTTATTGTTCCGTCAGGATACCATTCTGGAGATTGCGATCGGACATGGGTTCAACAATGTAAACTCTTATAACCGCCTTTTCAAAAAATATAATGACTGCACACCCTCCGAATTTCGTAAGAAACACCGTAGGAATATCACAAAATATGGAGGGTAA
- a CDS encoding LacI family DNA-binding transcriptional regulator gives MITIKDVAKMAGVASSTVSCVLNDKGNVSEPTRLRVLEAASQLKYVRHGPASELKRNSTQTIGVIVHDMSSPYFSDLVNGIETVVMSHGYDMIVCSSLGGEKSTAHRYIRERRIDGAIVIAQNIQDQLLIEASEAGFPIVVMDRDLDAQHIVKVLMSDTQGGYLATRYLIDKGHRTIAYISGPSQSECNLHRYQGYLKALKEAGIEENPEWKIGGQYMKQDGYIAAKKLLEGELPSAVFFANDEMAIGGLEAFREHDISIPEQLSIIGFDNIPASQYMNPPLTTFRQPKRDAGQLAGHVLFQLLNGEIVETLYTLDIQCVERDSVRLLNLS, from the coding sequence ATGATAACGATTAAAGATGTAGCCAAGATGGCGGGTGTAGCCAGCTCGACCGTATCTTGTGTTCTCAACGACAAAGGGAATGTAAGTGAGCCGACAAGACTCCGAGTACTTGAGGCAGCGAGCCAACTCAAGTACGTTAGGCATGGTCCTGCATCTGAATTAAAACGAAATAGTACACAAACCATTGGTGTTATTGTCCATGACATGTCCAGTCCATATTTCTCGGATTTGGTGAACGGAATAGAAACGGTCGTCATGAGTCATGGATACGATATGATTGTATGTAGTTCGTTGGGTGGAGAGAAATCAACAGCCCATCGATACATCCGAGAAAGAAGAATTGATGGAGCTATTGTTATCGCTCAGAATATTCAAGATCAATTGCTTATTGAAGCATCTGAAGCAGGATTTCCGATTGTCGTCATGGATCGGGATCTGGATGCTCAACATATTGTAAAGGTTTTGATGAGTGATACGCAAGGCGGTTACTTGGCTACCCGTTATCTGATCGATAAAGGTCACCGGACAATAGCTTATATTAGTGGTCCGTCACAATCGGAATGTAATCTCCATCGTTATCAGGGTTATTTGAAAGCCTTGAAGGAGGCAGGCATTGAAGAGAACCCCGAATGGAAAATTGGCGGACAATACATGAAGCAAGATGGCTACATTGCAGCCAAGAAACTGCTTGAAGGAGAGTTACCGTCCGCTGTTTTCTTTGCTAATGATGAAATGGCGATCGGCGGCTTGGAAGCCTTCAGGGAGCATGATATTTCAATTCCTGAGCAGTTATCCATAATTGGTTTTGACAATATACCTGCATCTCAGTATATGAATCCACCACTAACCACCTTTCGTCAGCCGAAGAGGGATGCAGGCCAGCTTGCAGGTCATGTTCTCTTCCAACTGCTGAATGGAGAGATCGTAGAGACGTTATATACACTGGACATCCAATGCGTGGAACGTGATTCTGTTCGACTCCTCAACCTGAGTTGA
- a CDS encoding carbohydrate ABC transporter permease encodes MFAKTIRKDHYGYYFIAPFFIIFTIFGLYPILYSLYISFTNFDGITTPDFVGIGNYVAVLQDPLFYKTLFNTLFIWGVSVVPQLTISLVLAFILNDKLLKGRDFFRAVYFFPNIVTAASLGLLVSLIFDWQSGGLNHFLVQTGIIQDPINWKNDPWFMRLIVSSILFFQYFGYSMVIYLAGLQGIDPSLLEAAQMDGAKKKHIFIHIIVPMLRPIILFQMITSIIGGIQIFDQPFTLTNGNGGPDRAAMTSIMYLYNVAFQSTRFGYGAAIAFCLFIIIILLSVASFIMTKRKSRS; translated from the coding sequence ATGTTTGCCAAAACGATTCGCAAGGACCATTACGGCTACTACTTCATTGCTCCGTTCTTTATTATTTTCACCATTTTTGGGCTTTATCCCATTTTATATTCGCTCTATATCAGTTTCACCAACTTTGATGGCATCACGACGCCTGACTTTGTAGGGATCGGTAACTACGTGGCCGTACTACAAGACCCGTTGTTCTACAAAACCTTGTTTAATACGTTATTCATCTGGGGCGTATCTGTCGTTCCGCAGCTGACGATCTCCCTGGTGTTGGCCTTTATTTTGAATGATAAGCTGCTCAAAGGACGGGACTTTTTCAGGGCCGTATACTTTTTTCCGAATATCGTAACGGCTGCATCCCTTGGGTTGCTTGTCAGCCTGATCTTTGACTGGCAATCCGGGGGACTGAATCATTTTTTGGTGCAAACCGGAATCATACAAGATCCAATTAACTGGAAAAATGATCCGTGGTTTATGCGTCTGATTGTGTCCTCGATTCTCTTTTTCCAATACTTTGGCTATTCCATGGTCATCTACCTCGCAGGTCTTCAGGGGATCGACCCGTCGCTACTGGAGGCTGCCCAGATGGATGGAGCGAAAAAGAAACATATTTTCATTCATATCATCGTGCCAATGCTCCGTCCGATTATTTTGTTTCAGATGATTACGTCCATTATTGGTGGCATTCAGATTTTTGATCAGCCATTTACATTAACCAATGGCAATGGTGGTCCTGACAGGGCAGCTATGACAAGCATTATGTATCTCTATAATGTCGCATTTCAGAGCACTCGTTTTGGTTACGGCGCTGCAATCGCATTTTGTCTGTTTATTATCATCATACTGTTGTCCGTTGCATCCTTCATCATGACCAAGCGGAAGAGCCGTTCATAG
- a CDS encoding ABC transporter substrate-binding protein, with protein MKKWFKPTIVFVCAALLLAGCQFSPSNQSKQQEITVWSFTDEAGYAIEKFEQQYPDIKVNFVNIPGNFYITKLKSALQTTSKAPDVFMIENANIRELIDVPYLENLSASPYNANELIQEQYAFVQANEKDSEGNVRAIGYQGTPGGIYYRRDLAKKYLGTDDPEKVGSQIDTWEKIFEIGENVQQLSGNKVHALANWNAISNSYDGIPWVKDGKLVIDPTYLKVLDLVREARERKVLAEYDDGSAGYAASMQKGEVMFYPGATWALQFTFKANAPDTEGLWGLAQGPSAFSAGGTYIAMYSKSDKKDLAWKFIEFYNFNHDFLSELAKEQDYFTSNMVVNDELAPSLSSSYLGGQKHFEFFSEAAKRIPVYERTKYDAIINNDIYKNVLQLYLNKDIQTKEEVVKRIKRDVTLRFPELEVD; from the coding sequence ATGAAGAAGTGGTTTAAGCCAACTATTGTATTTGTATGTGCAGCACTGTTGTTAGCTGGTTGTCAATTCAGTCCATCCAATCAAAGCAAGCAACAGGAGATTACCGTGTGGAGTTTTACCGATGAAGCAGGATATGCCATCGAGAAATTCGAACAGCAATATCCTGACATCAAAGTGAACTTTGTCAACATTCCCGGTAATTTCTATATCACCAAGCTGAAATCTGCGCTACAGACAACCTCGAAGGCTCCAGATGTATTTATGATTGAAAATGCGAATATTCGAGAACTGATTGACGTTCCTTATCTGGAGAATCTATCAGCTTCGCCGTATAACGCCAATGAACTTATCCAAGAACAATATGCTTTTGTGCAGGCCAATGAAAAGGACAGCGAAGGAAATGTCAGAGCGATAGGTTATCAGGGAACACCAGGGGGCATCTATTATCGTCGGGATTTGGCAAAGAAATATCTGGGCACCGATGATCCTGAGAAAGTGGGTTCACAGATCGATACATGGGAGAAGATCTTCGAGATTGGAGAGAACGTGCAGCAACTAAGCGGGAATAAAGTACATGCATTGGCGAATTGGAATGCGATATCGAATTCATATGATGGTATACCTTGGGTGAAGGACGGCAAACTCGTCATCGATCCAACCTACTTGAAAGTGCTCGATCTTGTACGTGAAGCACGTGAGCGGAAAGTACTTGCCGAGTATGATGATGGAAGTGCAGGTTACGCTGCATCCATGCAAAAAGGAGAGGTCATGTTCTATCCCGGGGCAACCTGGGCCCTGCAATTTACGTTCAAGGCAAATGCCCCGGATACCGAAGGCTTATGGGGCTTGGCACAGGGACCTTCAGCGTTTAGTGCAGGCGGAACTTATATAGCGATGTATAGTAAAAGTGACAAAAAAGATCTCGCCTGGAAGTTTATCGAGTTCTATAACTTTAACCATGATTTTCTGTCGGAGCTCGCGAAAGAGCAGGATTATTTCACGAGCAACATGGTTGTGAATGATGAACTTGCTCCGTCTCTCTCATCGTCCTATTTGGGAGGACAGAAGCATTTCGAATTTTTCTCGGAGGCTGCGAAACGGATTCCTGTATACGAACGCACCAAATATGATGCGATTATTAACAATGATATCTACAAGAATGTGCTCCAGTTGTATCTCAACAAGGACATTCAGACCAAGGAAGAAGTCGTAAAGCGAATCAAACGTGATGTCACCTTGAGATTTCCGGAGCTGGAAGTGGATTAG
- a CDS encoding Ger(x)C family spore germination protein, with product MRIYRVLLMPILCCVLLSGCWDRIEINDLAIVLATGIDYEDGKVQLTSQIFIPRKASAGDSSGSGGSPSGVTMIRTAEGLTIAEALNRLQRKVPRNMFWGHCEVIIISEQAGKRGIREYIDFFLRYPQFREHAYVFSSERAAKDILALLDPLERSSAESLREMANMKLGTRMTALELGKSIEGPGSSVILSRMLILPPEPDQDKLTTTPYVKGLSLYKEDRYVKTVKEPLSVGVLLLAKELNNIIMPVEIKPLKGSFSIQPIEIQTVLKPRIVNQQWSMKVDIQTRGEVVLNTTEADLTDPAVLSKLEQEWSAKLTTLAQDALEMAQKELRTDFFKFAVEFRRYYPNQWKKQEKNWETLYPELDVEVKVDAHVVRTGKSTGPQGIPDEDEN from the coding sequence TTGCGAATATATAGAGTACTACTAATGCCAATATTGTGTTGTGTACTTTTAAGTGGATGCTGGGATCGCATTGAGATTAACGATTTGGCTATTGTGCTGGCTACGGGTATAGATTACGAAGATGGCAAAGTACAACTGACTTCACAGATTTTCATTCCGCGAAAGGCCAGTGCAGGAGATAGCAGTGGGAGCGGAGGCAGTCCAAGCGGGGTTACGATGATTCGAACGGCGGAAGGACTTACAATTGCCGAGGCATTGAATCGGTTACAACGTAAGGTTCCCCGGAATATGTTCTGGGGCCACTGCGAAGTCATCATCATTAGTGAGCAAGCCGGCAAACGTGGTATCCGAGAGTACATCGATTTCTTCTTGCGCTACCCTCAATTCAGGGAACATGCATATGTCTTTTCCAGCGAAAGGGCGGCGAAAGATATCCTTGCCTTGCTTGATCCTCTGGAGCGAAGTTCTGCAGAGTCATTGCGAGAAATGGCCAATATGAAGCTGGGTACACGGATGACTGCTCTTGAACTAGGTAAATCGATCGAAGGTCCAGGTAGCTCCGTCATCTTGTCTCGCATGTTAATCTTACCCCCGGAGCCCGATCAGGATAAACTGACAACCACTCCATATGTAAAAGGTTTGAGCTTGTATAAGGAGGATCGCTACGTCAAGACGGTCAAAGAACCATTAAGTGTAGGTGTATTATTACTTGCAAAAGAACTGAACAACATTATAATGCCTGTTGAAATTAAGCCGTTAAAAGGTTCTTTTTCGATCCAGCCCATTGAAATCCAAACGGTCTTAAAACCTCGGATTGTAAACCAACAGTGGAGTATGAAGGTCGACATCCAAACCCGGGGAGAAGTGGTGTTAAATACGACGGAGGCCGATCTGACTGATCCTGCTGTGTTATCTAAATTGGAACAGGAATGGTCAGCTAAGCTTACAACTCTGGCTCAAGATGCTTTAGAGATGGCACAGAAGGAATTGCGCACCGATTTCTTCAAATTTGCTGTTGAATTTCGTAGATATTATCCAAATCAATGGAAGAAGCAGGAGAAGAACTGGGAAACCCTCTATCCTGAATTGGACGTGGAAGTCAAAGTGGATGCACATGTAGTACGTACCGGAAAATCAACAGGACCGCAGGGGATACCTGATGAGGACGAAAATTGA
- a CDS encoding MaoC family dehydratase, translating into MRFSEYVLGQRYETTSLALSKSDIIEFATIYDPQYMHLDEEKAKQGRFGGLIASGMQTMNISFKLWIEVGVYGEHVVAGTGMNNIQFLKPVYPDDELHVIAEVIGLTPRRKGNGIVTVLLSTFNQKNQKVFQAELSALIDN; encoded by the coding sequence ATGAGATTCAGTGAATATGTATTAGGTCAGCGCTACGAAACCACATCCTTGGCATTGTCCAAGAGCGATATTATCGAGTTTGCCACAATCTATGATCCACAGTACATGCATTTGGATGAGGAAAAGGCCAAGCAAGGCCGCTTTGGCGGTTTAATTGCTTCTGGCATGCAAACGATGAATATCTCCTTCAAATTATGGATTGAGGTCGGGGTCTATGGAGAACATGTCGTGGCGGGAACCGGAATGAATAACATTCAATTTCTGAAGCCTGTCTATCCGGATGATGAACTTCATGTCATCGCAGAAGTCATTGGATTGACACCCAGACGAAAAGGAAACGGGATTGTTACCGTGCTGCTGAGTACATTCAATCAGAAGAATCAAAAGGTTTTTCAGGCAGAATTAAGTGCATTAATCGATAATTAA
- a CDS encoding spore germination protein — protein sequence MDTSLITQQNLPLTGHLAVDQEMLSSVFAGCSDVVFHTFQTACHTSALCVYCVGLCDTERLERQVLTPLQEMGIEAAQAPLASVKSVETTTQAVQAILEGEALLLLEGSMIGTTYPLYKAENRSTEEPLAESTVRGARDGFTESLTMNMSLLRKRLKTPALKIHTRNMGDRTNTSISLVYMEGVIDPKLVKEVQTRLADLKLRDVLESQYIEEGIVDQRYSPFPQMIATERPDVVASNLLEGRFAILVDGTPFTLIAPVTIFSMLQSPEDYYQNVFMSVFVRWLRYIFFVLSMLLPSAYVAITTFHQEMIPTVLLLSIARAREEIPFPALVEALIMEIAFEALREAGVRLPKQVGSAVSIVGALIIGQAATSAGIVSAPMIIIVAITGIASFMIPRYAASIATRLLRFPMMFLAGTLGLTGVMLGVILVVIHLSSLRSFGTPYLSPVAPTMSKELKDVWWRPAPRNKPD from the coding sequence ATGGACACATCACTGATAACACAACAGAACCTGCCGTTAACCGGACATCTTGCTGTTGATCAAGAAATGTTAAGCTCCGTTTTTGCAGGTTGCTCGGATGTTGTGTTTCATACATTCCAAACCGCATGTCATACTTCAGCGCTATGCGTATATTGTGTGGGTTTATGCGATACAGAACGGCTTGAGAGACAGGTACTAACACCCCTTCAGGAAATGGGGATTGAAGCTGCACAGGCTCCCCTGGCTTCAGTTAAGAGTGTTGAAACAACCACTCAGGCGGTGCAGGCGATATTAGAGGGGGAAGCTTTGTTACTGCTGGAAGGTTCAATGATTGGAACTACATACCCTCTATACAAAGCTGAAAATCGTTCAACCGAGGAACCGTTAGCTGAATCGACCGTGCGCGGTGCACGAGATGGATTCACAGAATCGTTGACCATGAATATGTCTCTTCTGCGCAAACGTCTCAAGACACCTGCATTGAAGATTCATACACGTAACATGGGAGATCGAACTAACACCAGTATTTCACTTGTATACATGGAAGGGGTTATTGACCCCAAACTTGTCAAGGAAGTGCAGACACGACTTGCTGATTTAAAGCTCCGAGACGTACTGGAGAGTCAGTACATTGAAGAAGGCATTGTTGACCAGCGATACTCCCCATTTCCACAGATGATTGCGACAGAGCGTCCGGATGTGGTAGCTTCCAACTTGCTGGAAGGGCGCTTTGCTATTCTCGTTGATGGAACGCCGTTCACCCTTATCGCACCAGTGACCATTTTTTCCATGTTACAATCCCCCGAAGATTATTATCAAAATGTGTTTATGAGTGTTTTTGTACGCTGGCTGCGATACATTTTTTTTGTGTTATCCATGCTGCTTCCATCGGCTTATGTAGCGATTACGACGTTTCATCAGGAGATGATTCCTACCGTATTACTTCTCAGTATTGCACGGGCGAGAGAAGAGATCCCTTTTCCTGCATTGGTAGAAGCTCTCATTATGGAAATCGCCTTTGAAGCACTGCGGGAGGCTGGCGTCCGTTTGCCGAAGCAGGTCGGATCAGCGGTCAGTATCGTGGGAGCCTTAATTATTGGTCAAGCGGCGACGAGTGCCGGAATTGTGTCAGCCCCCATGATTATCATTGTTGCGATAACCGGTATCGCTTCTTTCATGATTCCTCGCTACGCTGCCAGCATCGCGACCCGATTACTGCGTTTTCCTATGATGTTTCTGGCGGGAACGCTGGGACTCACAGGTGTCATGTTGGGAGTCATCCTGGTTGTCATTCATCTGAGCAGTCTTCGTTCATTCGGAACACCTTATCTGTCACCAGTAGCCCCTACGATGAGCAAGGAACTCAAGGATGTATGGTGGCGTCCAGCACCAAGGAACAAACCGGACTAG
- a CDS encoding endospore germination permease, protein MLTDKGKISETQLAFMIFPAILATAILSVPGITMHYAGHDMWLSPIIGSLIGFAAVAISIGLDRLYPGKTLIQSSVSIAGRISGKLIGLVYIIFLPHLTGLIIRTYGEFIVNNALPRTPLFVVMGTMVAVCALNVRLGIEVVGRTSQIFVTLLIVLLSLIFILLIGELNPAELFPFMENGPLPSIKGALAPAAWFSEYIVIAFLLPYVNRRKRTTRVMLGSLILTTTAMTVINLFCLFLIGDLTDSFVYPVMIAARYITIADFLQHIESLIIAVWIFGIFVKISVFLYIFATSTAEWFGLNDYKPVVVPLSFLCMVYAYWVVSGGSGASSLIGPSANLYTISILLILPAMIYGVAWLKKGWAHFRKNQANT, encoded by the coding sequence ATGTTAACTGACAAAGGAAAAATATCGGAAACTCAATTGGCATTCATGATCTTTCCTGCCATTCTCGCAACAGCCATCTTGTCTGTTCCTGGAATTACAATGCATTATGCAGGTCATGACATGTGGCTCTCTCCCATTATAGGCTCTCTTATTGGTTTTGCAGCGGTAGCGATCTCTATAGGACTGGATCGCCTGTACCCCGGAAAAACGCTCATTCAATCGAGTGTATCGATTGCGGGGCGTATCTCTGGAAAATTAATAGGATTGGTGTATATCATTTTTTTGCCCCATTTGACGGGCTTGATTATACGGACGTACGGTGAATTCATTGTTAACAATGCACTTCCGCGGACTCCGCTATTCGTTGTAATGGGGACGATGGTTGCGGTGTGTGCGCTTAATGTCAGACTAGGAATCGAAGTAGTTGGGCGCACGTCTCAAATCTTTGTGACCCTCCTTATCGTGTTGCTTAGTCTAATCTTCATTCTATTGATCGGGGAACTGAATCCAGCGGAGTTATTCCCTTTCATGGAGAACGGACCCCTACCTAGCATTAAAGGAGCCCTTGCTCCTGCTGCATGGTTTAGTGAATACATCGTAATTGCCTTCTTGCTTCCTTATGTCAATCGTAGAAAACGCACAACACGAGTTATGTTGGGTTCCCTTATACTAACGACAACCGCAATGACGGTAATCAATCTGTTTTGCCTGTTTTTAATTGGAGATCTGACGGATAGCTTTGTATATCCGGTTATGATTGCCGCAAGATACATAACCATTGCAGACTTTCTGCAACATATTGAATCCCTGATTATTGCGGTTTGGATTTTTGGAATCTTCGTCAAAATTTCTGTTTTTCTTTATATTTTTGCGACATCCACAGCAGAATGGTTCGGTTTGAACGATTACAAACCCGTCGTTGTGCCGCTTTCGTTTCTATGCATGGTATATGCCTACTGGGTTGTGTCCGGCGGATCGGGTGCATCCAGTCTGATTGGGCCTTCAGCTAACTTGTATACGATCAGCATTTTATTGATCCTTCCGGCTATGATCTACGGTGTCGCATGGCTGAAGAAAGGGTGGGCACATTTTCGAAAGAATCAAGCGAACACCTGA
- a CDS encoding carbohydrate ABC transporter permease encodes MQTAKSVEQPNAAIQQYATTRRLTAGKIIIYLLLIGLAVLCIIPFYLMLIYSTHNNATIASTFTFLPGSFLVDNYMNMVSKINIWRGFANSIFIAGSSTVLSLYIGALTAYGFAKFKFKGRNWLFLFLLATMMVPGQLALIGVYRLFSMLGLLDSYAAIILPAAANAFNVFFIKQFMESSIPDEIIESARVDSAGEFRTFNQIVLPILGPAISALGIFTFIGSWNNFLTPLVLFFSLDKYPLPVLVALVQGYYGMDYGLLYLGVAISILPIIVVFSVFSKQIIGSVALGAVKG; translated from the coding sequence ATGCAAACTGCAAAATCAGTTGAACAACCAAATGCAGCGATTCAGCAATATGCCACTACAAGGAGGCTGACAGCAGGCAAGATCATCATCTATCTGTTATTGATTGGTCTTGCCGTGCTGTGCATAATTCCATTCTATCTGATGCTCATCTATTCAACACATAACAATGCAACGATTGCTTCAACATTCACCTTTCTTCCCGGATCGTTTTTAGTCGATAATTATATGAACATGGTATCGAAAATCAACATTTGGCGTGGGTTTGCCAACAGTATATTCATTGCTGGATCATCAACGGTGTTATCTCTGTATATTGGTGCTTTGACCGCGTATGGTTTTGCCAAATTCAAATTCAAAGGACGGAACTGGTTATTCCTGTTTCTGTTAGCGACCATGATGGTGCCGGGCCAGCTGGCCCTGATTGGGGTATATCGCCTATTCAGTATGTTGGGGCTTCTGGACAGCTATGCGGCGATTATTTTGCCGGCTGCGGCTAACGCGTTTAATGTATTCTTTATCAAACAGTTCATGGAGAGCAGTATCCCGGATGAGATTATTGAATCTGCACGTGTGGACAGTGCCGGTGAGTTCCGGACGTTCAATCAGATTGTATTGCCTATTCTGGGGCCGGCAATCTCAGCCCTTGGCATCTTCACGTTTATTGGTTCGTGGAATAATTTTCTAACACCGCTTGTTCTGTTTTTCTCCCTGGATAAATATCCGCTTCCAGTACTGGTTGCGTTAGTGCAGGGTTACTATGGGATGGATTATGGGCTCTTGTATTTGGGAGTAGCAATCTCAATTCTGCCTATTATTGTTGTATTCTCTGTATTTTCCAAACAGATTATCGGAAGTGTTGCTTTGGGTGCTGTGAAAGGATAG
- a CDS encoding PLP-dependent aminotransferase family protein, which yields MNYSFSNRIAALQPSIIREILKASSGQNVIPFSAGNPAPETFPIEAIRTFTQTILEQDPVTALQYGITEGYVPLREALTQHLKTGFDTGKPSDQLFIVSGAQQGIELACKVFCNEGDTIICESPSFIGSLNSFRASGAKLAGVPMEMDGMDIEKLEQALQTEPNVKLIYVIPSFQNPTGVTTSLAKRKAIYELAKKYGVMILEDNPYGELRFNGDDVPTIKSMDDEGLVIYVGSFSKILSAGLRVGFVQAPHEVVEKMVVAKQGEDVHTAMLPQILAYKFMTEYDYAGHINSIREVYRRKATLMMDKLQEHMGESITYTQPDGGLFLWCDLPAHVPMLDYAKTAAAQGVAVVPGNAFLVNEQDPCNAIRLNFSTPSDEQIIKGVEILGQVLKGYNA from the coding sequence ATGAACTATTCATTTTCCAATCGTATCGCAGCACTGCAACCATCCATTATTCGTGAGATTCTGAAGGCTTCTTCGGGACAAAATGTGATTCCATTCTCTGCGGGAAACCCCGCTCCGGAAACCTTTCCTATTGAGGCGATTCGCACGTTCACCCAAACCATCCTGGAGCAAGACCCGGTCACGGCTCTGCAATATGGAATTACAGAAGGGTATGTTCCCCTCAGGGAAGCATTGACGCAACATCTGAAGACAGGTTTTGATACGGGTAAGCCATCCGATCAATTGTTCATTGTATCTGGAGCGCAGCAGGGGATTGAACTTGCCTGTAAAGTGTTCTGTAATGAAGGGGACACGATTATCTGTGAGAGTCCGAGCTTCATCGGCTCCCTGAACTCCTTCCGGGCATCCGGTGCAAAGCTTGCCGGTGTTCCGATGGAGATGGATGGCATGGATATTGAGAAGCTGGAACAGGCGCTGCAGACGGAGCCCAATGTGAAACTGATCTATGTGATCCCAAGTTTTCAGAATCCTACCGGTGTAACGACGAGTCTTGCGAAACGTAAGGCCATATACGAGTTGGCTAAGAAGTATGGCGTTATGATTTTGGAAGATAATCCTTACGGAGAACTTCGATTCAATGGAGACGATGTGCCAACCATCAAGTCTATGGATGATGAGGGTCTGGTCATCTATGTTGGATCATTCTCCAAAATTTTGTCGGCGGGACTGCGCGTTGGTTTTGTACAAGCGCCACATGAAGTTGTGGAGAAGATGGTTGTTGCCAAACAGGGAGAAGACGTACATACAGCCATGCTTCCACAGATTCTCGCATACAAGTTCATGACAGAGTATGACTACGCGGGCCACATTAACAGCATTCGTGAGGTATATCGGAGAAAAGCAACATTGATGATGGACAAGCTGCAAGAGCATATGGGTGAGTCCATTACCTATACTCAACCGGATGGTGGACTGTTCCTCTGGTGTGACCTGCCAGCACATGTGCCAATGCTTGACTATGCCAAGACAGCGGCAGCTCAAGGGGTTGCGGTTGTACCGGGAAATGCATTCCTTGTGAACGAGCAAGACCCTTGTAATGCCATCAGACTTAATTTTTCAACTCCGTCAGACGAACAGATTATCAAGGGTGTAGAGATTTTGGGGCAGGTATTGAAGGGCTACAACGCTTGA